The Mauremys mutica isolate MM-2020 ecotype Southern chromosome 1, ASM2049712v1, whole genome shotgun sequence genome has a segment encoding these proteins:
- the PEX26 gene encoding peroxisome assembly protein 26, producing MKNDLPVSLAGLSGPAGFLRSSEPLCLSPVPAPATSLLEEAADLLVVHLDFAAALDRCERGCESLASDPDCESSAEVKCSLCIVGIQALAEMNRWREVLSWVLQYYQVPERLPPKILELCILLYSTVKEPHVMLEVNSYWLRDLTNQSLPSYGTLMELHLLHVLLPLGQFVEAEELVQGCDAFNKEQQLEALRTINERRCQWVQQEETQSAPEEQPATAREKLLGSVSRKLLTILTVLRRALGSMSSHFCSSPYKKMLLAALIVCLVVVRLDPAAPTSLPFLYRLVQLCHQAWMAVFSPLYRPPVQD from the exons ATGAAGAACGACTTGCCCGTGTCCTTAGCTGGACTCAGCGGGCCGGCAGGTTTCCTCAGGAGCAGCGAGCCTCTGTGCTTGTCTCCCGTGCCAGCCCCAGCGACCTCTTTGTTGGAGGAGGCTGCGGATTTGCTGGTGGTGCACCTGGACTTTGCTGCTGCTCTGGACAGGTGTGAGCGGGGCTGCGAAAGCCTTGCCTCGGACCCTGACTGTGAAAG CTCTGCGGAAGTGAAGTGCTCCCTGTGCATTGTGGGGATCCAGGCCCTGGCAGAGATGAACCGGTGGAGAGAAGTTCTGTCTTGGGTCCTACAGTATTACCAGGTCCCTGAACGTCTGCCTCCAAAAATTCTGGAACTGTG CATCCTTTTGTACAGCACAGTGAAGGAGCCCCATGTGATGTTGGAAGTTAACAGTTATTGGCTGAGAGATCTAACCAATCAGAGCCTGCCTTCCTATGGCACCTTGATGGAGTTGCATCTGTTGCATGTGTTGCTTCCCCTTGGACAATTTGTGGAGGCAGAGGAGCTGGTACAGGGCTGTGACGCTTTCAACAAAGAGCAACAACTTGAGGCCCTGAGGACCATTAACGAGAGGAGGTGTCAATGGGTGCAACAGGAAGAGACACAGTCAGCccctgaagagcaaccagccacaGCGAGGGAGAAGCTGTTAG GCTCTGTGTCCCGAAAGTTATTGACCATATTAACAGTGCTGCGTAGAGCACTGGGATCCATGTCAAGCCACTTCTGTTCCAGCCCTTACAAAAAGATGCTCTTGGCTGCTCTCATAGTATGCCTTGTGGTGGTGAGACTAGACCCGG cTGCTCCCACATCCCTGCCCTTCCTTTACAGGCTGGTCCAGCTCTGCCATCAGGCATGGATGGCTGTATTTTCTCCGCTCTACAGGCCTCCAGTTCAAGACTAA